The Littorina saxatilis isolate snail1 linkage group LG15, US_GU_Lsax_2.0, whole genome shotgun sequence genome contains a region encoding:
- the LOC138948285 gene encoding uncharacterized protein → QESGLAETKRHAPEQKHRIKVVRVYNRTQFFAFQKLNRVREIFADPSYPKFNPNTVLPEYACTQHVKVDLVERAILEDYFQTKYYAWMDLGYFRDITFRKRKFWITVPPEMNDSKVAVNEVISPPNHRVDPDIIFKENALWVGGGMVLGTAPVLLKFVEEYRRAVQHFLDGGLFNTDQQLIYSMYKSTSAQQLGVTTQLQLFGLRFHGCWFYLGYKCYKEE, encoded by the coding sequence CAAGAATCTGGGCTGGCTGAGACCAAGCGACATGCTCCAGAACAGAAACATCGTATAAAAGTAGTTCGTGTCTACAACCGGACACAATTTTTCGCATTTCAAAAATTGAACAGGGTAAGGGAGATATTTGCTGACCCGTCCTACCCGAAGTTCAACCCGAATACAGTCTTACCCGAGTACGCTTGCACCCAGCACGTCAAAGTAGATCTCGTGGAAAGAGCCATTTTGGAGGACTACTTTCAAACGAAATACTACGCGTGGATGGATCTAGGCTACTTCCGGGACATCACCTTCCGGAAACGAAAGTTCTGGATCACAGTACCCCCTGAAATGAACGACAGTAAGGTAGCAGTGAACGAAGTCATATCCCCCCCAAATCACCGCGTGGATCCAGACATAATATTCAAAGAAAACGCTTtgtgggtgggaggggggatggTGTTGGGAACTGCGCCAGTTCTGTTGAAGTTTGTGGAAGAATACCGTCGTGCTGTGCAGCATTTCTTGGACGGGGGTCTGTTTAACACAGACCAGCAGCTGATATATTCAATGTACAAGTCAACATCCGCACAACAACTGGGAGTCACCACACAGTTGCAATTGTTCGGCTTGCGTTTCCACGGATGTTGGTTTTACCTCGGATACAAGTGCTACAAAGAAGAATAG